Proteins from a genomic interval of Medicago truncatula cultivar Jemalong A17 chromosome 3, MtrunA17r5.0-ANR, whole genome shotgun sequence:
- the LOC25491085 gene encoding isoleucine N-monooxygenase 2 has product MNYTHSFLMLLRQSSRPLFLVMFFTFRVIKTLRYHLNENPKKRKLPPGPKPWPIVGNLPEMLANKPTTRWIHKIMEEKNTEIACIRLGNVHVIPVTCPTIAHEFLRKHDIDFASRPVSMASDIISNGYLTSVFVPFGEQWKKMKNVVANNLLSPRRHQWLQHKRNEEADNLIFYVYNKCNNGGLVNVRIATQHFCGNVFRKLFFNTRYFGKGMEDGGPGLEEIEHVDAVFTLLNHVYAFSASDYLPWLRLLDLDGHKGKVKNAMIIINKHHDSLIEERIQQWNDGSKNVEEDLLDVLISLKDVNNNPLLTTKEIKALLIELIMATVDNPSNAVEWILAEMLIQPELFEKATEELDNIVGKDRLVQESDIPKLNFLKACAREAFRLHPITDFNVPHVSTNDTMVGNYFIPKGSHVLLGRRGLGRNRNVWAEPYKFKPERHLKNDGSAIALTEPELKFISFSTGRRGCPAVMLGSTMTIMLLARLLHGFTWSAHPNISRINHFDSNGVISLDEPLTVAAKPRLAAELYEF; this is encoded by the exons ATGAATTACACTCATAGTTTCCTTATGTTACTCCGACAGTCCTCTAGGCCTCTTTTCCTTGTTATGTTTTTTACCTTCAGGGTAATCAAAACCTTAAGATACCACCTTAACGAAAACCCTAAAAAACGCAAACTTCCCCCAGGTCCCAAACCATGGCCTATAGTTGGCAATCTTCCTGAAATGCTTGCAAACAAGCCTACAACTAGGTGGATACACAAaataatggaagaaaaaaacacagaAATAGCATGTATCCGCCTAGGAAATGTCCATGTTATCCCCGTTACTTGTCCCACAATTGCCCATGAATTCTTGAGAAAACATGACATTGATTTTGCATCAAGACCAGTAAGCATGGCCAGTGATATCATCTCCAATGGATACTTGACCTCAGTTTTTGTACCCTTTGGCGAACAgtggaaaaagatgaagaacgTCGTTGCTAACAATTTGCTCTCTCCACGCAGGCATCAATGGCTTCAACACAAAAGGAACGAAGAAGCCGATAATCTTATATTTTATGTGTATAACAAATGCAACAATGGTGGCCTTGTGAATGTTAGGATTGCAACACAACATTTTTGTGGTAATGTGTTTAGGAAACTGTTTTTTAATACAAGGTACTTTGGAAAAGGTATGGAGGATGGAGGGCCAGGTCTTGAGGAAATTGAACATGTTGATGCTGTTTTCACATTGCTTAACCATGTTTATGCTTTCTCTGCATCTGATTATCTACCATGGTTGAGGCTACTTGACTTAGATGGCCATAAAGGCAAGGTGAAAAATGCAATGATTATAATCAACAAGCATCATGATTCCCTCATTGAAGAGAGAATCCAACAATGGAATGATGGATCGAAGAATGTTGAAGAAGATTTGCTAGATGTTTTGATCTCGTTGAAAGATGTCAATAATAATCCATTATTGACAACGAAGGAAATCAAGGCACTACTTATT GAATTGATAATGGCAACGGTAGACAATCCATCAAATGCAGTTGAATGGATATTGGCTGAAATGTTAATTCAGCCAGAACTTTTTGAAAAAGCAACAGAAGAATTAGACAATATAGTTGGAAAAGATAGGCTTGTCCAAGAATCAGATATTCCTAAACTCAACTTCTTGAAGGCTTGTGCAAGAGAAGCTTTCCGCCTTCATCCCATTACCGATTTCAATGTTCCTCATGTCTCTACGAATGATACAATGGTTGGAAATTACTTCATACCGAAGGGAAGTCATGTACTGCTTGGAAGACGTGGTCTTGGGAGAAATCGAAACGTTTGGGCTGAACCCTACAAATTCAAACCGGAACGTCATCTTAAGAATGATGGGTCGGCTATAGCGTTGACAGAGCCAGAATTGAAGTTTATATCCTTTAGTACAGGAAGACGTGGTTGTCCTGCTGTTATGCTTGGTTCCACAATGACCATAATGCTATTAGCAAGATTACTCCATGGCTTCACTTGGAGTGCACATCCCAATATATCAAGAATCAATCATTTTGATTCCAATGGCGTTATATCTCTTGATGAGCCACTGACAGTTGCAGCAAAGCCACGATTAGCAGCAGAATTGTATGAATTTTGA
- the LOC25491087 gene encoding S-adenosyl-L-methionine:benzoic acid/salicylic acid carboxyl methyltransferase 3, whose protein sequence is MEVTQVHMNGSLAEASYANNSLLQRKVISLTKPLRDEAITNLYCNTLPRSLAIADLGCSFGPNTMLVISEIIKGVEKLCQVHHHKSPEYKVFLNDLPGNDFNNVFKSLDTFKEKLRDEMETKIGPCYFYGVPGSFYGRIFPDNSLHFVHSSYSLQWLSKVPEGADNNKGNIYLTSTSPSNVIKAYYKQFRTDFSFFLRCRAKELVEGAQMILTLLGRKCDNPSSKECCYIWELMAMALNDMVLQGIINEEKINTFNIPNYYPSPSEVKLEVLNEGSFVINKLEVSEVNWNALDDCNAFDFESEMSESLRDDGYNMAQCIRAVAEPLLVSHFGEGVITEIFDRYRKILTDRMSKEKTKFTNLSILLTRKP, encoded by the exons ATGGAAGTAACTCAAGTACACATGAATGGAAGCCTTGCAGAAGCAAGCTATGCAAACAACTCCTTACTTCAG CGAAAGGTGATTTCTTTAACAAAACCTTTGAGAGACGAAGCTATAACCAACCTATATTGCAACACACTTCCCAGAAGCTTGGCAATTGCAGACTTGGGTTGCTCTTTTGGGCCAAACACTATGTTGGTGATATCAGAAATTATCAAAGGTGTGGAAAAACTTTGTCAAGTGCATCATCATAAATCTCCTGAATATAAAGTATTTTTGAATGATCTACCGGGAAATGACTTCAACAACGTATTCAAGTCCCTTGACACCTTCAAAGAGAAACTACGTGATGAAATGGAAACTAAAATAGGCCCGTGCTACTTCTATGGAGTTCCTGGTTCATTTTATGGCAGAATTTTTCCAGATAATAGTTTGCATTTTGTTCATTCCTCGTATAGTCTTCAATGGCTATCTAAG GTTCCAGAGGGTGCTGACAACAACAAGGGAAACATTTACCTGACGAGCACAAGCCCCTCAAACGTCATCAAGGCTTACTACAAGCAATTTCGAACagatttctctttttttcttcgaTGTCGTGCCAAAGAATTAGTTGAAGGAGCTCAAATGATTCTAACACTTTTAGGAAGGAAATGCGACAATCCATCAAGCAAGGAGTGTTGTTACATTTGGGAACTCATGGCTATGGCCCTTAATGATATGGTCTTGCag GGAATCATTAACGAAGAGAAAATCAATACTTTCAACATCCCTAATTATTATCCATCTCCATCTGAAGTGAAGTTGGAAGTTCTCAATGAAGGATCATTTGTCATCAATAAATTGGAGGTTTCTGAAGTTAATTGGAATGCTCTTGATGATTGTAATGCCTTTGACTTTGAATCTGAAATGTCAGAATCACTCAGAGATGATGGATACAATATGGCACAATGCATTAGGGCTGTGGCTGAACCTTTGCTAGTTAGTCACTTTGGTGAAGGTGTCATTACAGAGATTTTTGACCGCTATAGAAAAATTTTAACTGATCGGATGTCCAAAGAGAAAACTAAGTTCACCAATCTTAGCATATTGTTGACAAGAAAACCTTGA